The window TCCTTCATCCAGCGGCAACAGAACGTGGTCTTCCAGGGCTTCACCGGCTCAGGGAAGTCCTACCTCGGCTGCGCGCTGGCGAAGCAGGCCTGCCAGCACCGGCTCCGAGCCCACTACATCCGAATGCCCGACCTCGAAGAGGCCTGGGCCCTGGCAAAGGACAAGCCGCAGGGCCAGACGAAGTTCCTGCGGAAGTACTCCACGTTCTCGCTGCTGGTGATCGACGAGTGGCTGCTGGACCATCCTGACGAGGGAATGCGTTCGATGCTGCTGGAACTGCTCGAGCGCCGCTATGACACCGGCTCGACCGTGTTCTGCACCCAGTACCCGAAGAAGGACTGGCACGCCCGGCTCGGTGGAGCAGTCCACGCCGATGCGATCATGGACCGCATCGTGCACAACACAATCTGGATCGACACCGGCGACAGGAACATGCGAGAACACACCGCACTGCCCCAGTGACCCGATGCCGGCGGGAGCCAGTGGTCCCCACCGCGGCGGCTACTGGCCCCCGTCGGCACGATCGGCGGTCCCCAAGAGCAAGATTCGGTGGCTCCCACGACTACGAATACTCACCGGAGAGAGAAAACCGGACATGATCCGTACCGTCCCCCGCGGCACACACCGGGCACCCGGTGCTGCCGTCATCGATTACCGAGGCCTCACCGCACCCGTCGGCCGCGGCGTCGGAGGTGCTGCGCTCCTCAGCGCTGTCACGGCCACCGCAGCACTGCAAGGTGCCGAGTCGGCCCGCGCACAGGCTCCGGCCCCAGCCGCACTGGGCAGCATCACCGGTGCCACCGCAGCCGCACCTGTGGCCCTCCCGTCCATCGCTCCGGCCGCGCCGAACCAGTACGCGACCATCAAGCTCCGTCCGGGCTCGCGCGGCGCCGCCGTCGAGTACCTGCAGAGCGAGCTCAACGCCGCCGGGGCCTCGCTCCGCGTCGACGGCTCCTTCGGCCCCGCCACCCGCAGCGCGGTGCGCTCGCTGCAGTCCGCTGCCGGCATCGGCGTGGACGCGGTCGTCGGCCCCAAGACCTGGGCGGCTCTCGCGAGCGACGTCCGGATCTCCGGTGGCGCGGCGCCCGCCGGCCCGGTCACCACTGCCCCTGCCGCCACTTCGCAGCCCAAGCTGCGTCCGGGCAACCGGGGCGAGGCCGTGCGCACCATGCAGTCGCTGCTGGTCGAGCGCGGTGCATCCATCCGCGTCGAC is drawn from Brachybacterium muris and contains these coding sequences:
- a CDS encoding peptidoglycan-binding protein, which codes for MPAGASGPHRGGYWPPSARSAVPKSKIRWLPRLRILTGERKPDMIRTVPRGTHRAPGAAVIDYRGLTAPVGRGVGGAALLSAVTATAALQGAESARAQAPAPAALGSITGATAAAPVALPSIAPAAPNQYATIKLRPGSRGAAVEYLQSELNAAGASLRVDGSFGPATRSAVRSLQSAAGIGVDAVVGPKTWAALASDVRISGGAAPAGPVTTAPAATSQPKLRPGNRGEAVRTMQSLLVERGASIRVDGSFGLATTNAVRALQSAAGIGVDAVVGPKTWNALRSDVRIGDAPASRSEGRSPAPAPASSSFNGQAIVDAARSQVGTRYTWGGSSPATGMDCSGLVYHAYNQAGVNVPRKTAKGYTFGGRIISQSEAQPGDLVAFTSNNYGHIGIYAGNGRIIDASNSRGRVMERTIWNAPHVFVTYR
- a CDS encoding ATP-binding protein, with translation MSVIDNDTKRKLREMGATALLDAIDAQDEAHVLGMSFQERLQLIVDEAHSIFNHGKVEGLIRRAGLRYPGADLRRLDLVEERGLNRNVIAQLATCSFIQRQQNVVFQGFTGSGKSYLGCALAKQACQHRLRAHYIRMPDLEEAWALAKDKPQGQTKFLRKYSTFSLLVIDEWLLDHPDEGMRSMLLELLERRYDTGSTVFCTQYPKKDWHARLGGAVHADAIMDRIVHNTIWIDTGDRNMREHTALPQ